A genomic window from Streptomyces brevispora includes:
- a CDS encoding S1C family serine protease, translated as MSTENEGNEGTAAEAASSVPSAPPVPADAPQGPPGSTPPAPPQPDATAVQPQVSPAYDPATTPMAQVPAAPQPQSPPPAPQSAADAGWPPPPPAVPAYAHGAQGGGPVWGPPGQLQAPGAPRKRGAGGLVAAVVVAALVAGGIGGALGYWAADSNDSSNSSGSTTITASANPQDLKRDPGTVAGVAAKALPSVVTIDAQGGDGEGGTGTGFVYDKEGHILTNNHVVASAAENGQLTVTFSNGKKYGAEVIGRAEGYDVAVLKLKNPPQGLTPLELGNSDQVAVGDSTIAIGAPFGLSNTVTTGIISAKNRPVASGDGSGGSNSYMSALQTDASINPGNSGGPLLSAGGAVIGINSAIQSTGSTGQSQAGSIGLGFAIPINQAKNVAQQLIKTGRPVYPVIGATVTMDEKTGGAVISDQGTGGTDAVPKDSPAGRAGLKPGDIITKFNDTVVDSGPTLIGEIWTHKPGDKVTLTYKRGGKTSTAEVTLGERKGDS; from the coding sequence AGGGGCCCCCTGGAAGCACGCCCCCGGCCCCGCCGCAGCCGGACGCGACGGCCGTGCAGCCCCAGGTCTCCCCGGCGTACGACCCGGCGACCACGCCCATGGCCCAGGTTCCGGCGGCGCCGCAGCCCCAGTCGCCTCCTCCCGCACCGCAGTCGGCGGCGGATGCCGGCTGGCCCCCGCCCCCGCCGGCCGTTCCGGCCTACGCCCACGGCGCGCAGGGCGGCGGCCCCGTGTGGGGCCCGCCCGGTCAACTGCAGGCACCCGGCGCCCCCCGTAAGAGGGGCGCGGGCGGTCTGGTGGCCGCGGTGGTCGTGGCGGCGCTCGTGGCGGGCGGAATCGGTGGGGCCCTCGGCTACTGGGCCGCGGACAGCAACGACAGCTCCAACTCCTCCGGTTCGACCACGATCACGGCGTCGGCCAACCCGCAGGACCTCAAGCGCGACCCGGGCACGGTCGCGGGCGTGGCGGCCAAGGCGCTGCCCAGTGTGGTCACCATCGACGCGCAGGGCGGCGACGGCGAGGGCGGCACCGGCACCGGCTTCGTATACGACAAGGAGGGCCACATCCTCACGAACAACCACGTGGTGGCCTCCGCGGCGGAGAACGGTCAGCTCACGGTGACGTTCTCGAACGGCAAGAAGTACGGCGCCGAGGTGATCGGCCGGGCCGAGGGCTACGACGTCGCGGTCCTGAAGCTGAAGAACCCGCCGCAAGGACTCACCCCGCTCGAGCTGGGTAACTCGGACCAGGTGGCGGTCGGCGACTCGACGATCGCCATCGGAGCCCCGTTCGGCCTGTCCAACACGGTCACCACGGGCATCATCAGCGCGAAGAACCGCCCGGTCGCCTCCGGTGACGGCTCCGGCGGCAGCAACTCGTACATGAGCGCCCTGCAGACCGACGCCTCGATCAACCCGGGCAACTCCGGCGGCCCGCTGCTGAGCGCCGGCGGCGCGGTCATCGGGATCAACTCGGCGATCCAGTCGACCGGCAGCACCGGTCAGAGCCAGGCGGGCTCCATCGGCCTCGGCTTCGCGATCCCGATCAACCAGGCGAAGAACGTCGCCCAGCAGCTGATCAAGACGGGCCGGCCGGTCTACCCCGTCATCGGCGCCACGGTGACGATGGACGAGAAGACCGGCGGCGCGGTCATCTCGGACCAGGGCACGGGCGGCACGGACGCCGTCCCGAAGGACAGCCCGGCGGGCAGGGCCGGTCTCAAGCCGGGGGACATCATCACGAAGTTCAACGACACCGTGGTCGACAGCGGCCCGACCCTGATCGGCGAGATCTGGACCCACAAGCCGGGCGACAAGGTCACGCTGACCTACAAGCGCGGCGGCAAGACGTCGACCGCCGAAGTCACCCTGGGGGAGCGCAAGGGCGACAGCTGA
- a CDS encoding DNA cytosine methyltransferase translates to MPSRIKTTSPFHQPRDLTEAQREKFRKMSRDSREARRSALAGEGPDPLHEINSPKFHPLDLMPQRDGGGRTALSLFSGGGGLDLGVERAGFSHTASFELMPEAGDTLRKARDQWAVFSGQDGDVRGVDFKQWRGRVDLLHGGPPCQPFSNAGRQQGHLDERDMWPQFVRAVKETRPAAFVGENVPALASPKFSEYVTEHIMSPLAGSYHIQKVILQASDFGVPQVRRRVFFVGFRTKKMANQWQAPEPTHQWGDAAITGGARCMGLREALGLPDIGFDDLSPTIRSSLTGPRHTTSILNSVAAQRRFESLEIWPNGVAADRASARAFVAKNGHFRLSVPDVALIQGFPEDWPFVGATYMTLGQIGNAVPPPLAYAVASSVMDVLSR, encoded by the coding sequence GTGCCGAGCAGAATCAAAACGACCTCTCCCTTTCACCAGCCGCGCGACCTTACAGAAGCGCAGCGTGAGAAATTCAGGAAGATGTCGCGCGATTCGCGGGAAGCTCGACGATCCGCTCTGGCTGGCGAAGGTCCGGATCCGCTACACGAGATTAACTCGCCGAAATTTCACCCACTGGATCTGATGCCTCAGCGTGACGGTGGCGGCAGGACCGCCCTTTCACTTTTCAGTGGCGGAGGAGGGTTGGACCTCGGGGTTGAACGGGCTGGCTTTTCCCACACCGCCTCATTCGAACTGATGCCCGAGGCTGGTGACACACTGCGCAAGGCGCGCGATCAATGGGCCGTTTTCAGCGGGCAAGATGGAGATGTCCGAGGAGTTGATTTTAAACAATGGCGCGGAAGGGTTGACCTGTTGCACGGGGGCCCGCCTTGCCAACCATTTTCAAATGCTGGGCGCCAGCAAGGACACCTGGACGAACGTGACATGTGGCCCCAATTCGTGCGGGCCGTAAAAGAGACCAGGCCAGCCGCATTTGTAGGTGAGAATGTTCCGGCCCTTGCAAGCCCAAAATTCTCTGAATACGTCACTGAACACATCATGAGTCCGCTCGCAGGCAGTTACCACATCCAAAAAGTAATCCTCCAAGCCAGCGATTTCGGCGTTCCTCAAGTTCGGCGCCGCGTTTTCTTTGTCGGGTTCCGAACCAAGAAAATGGCTAACCAATGGCAAGCACCAGAACCCACTCACCAGTGGGGTGACGCGGCGATTACCGGTGGAGCCCGGTGCATGGGGCTCCGCGAGGCGCTCGGCCTGCCAGATATCGGCTTCGACGACCTCTCTCCCACTATCAGAAGTAGCCTGACCGGGCCACGACACACAACTTCAATCCTCAATAGTGTGGCAGCGCAGCGCAGGTTTGAAAGCTTGGAGATTTGGCCGAACGGGGTAGCGGCAGACCGCGCTTCCGCCCGAGCGTTTGTCGCAAAGAACGGGCATTTTCGTCTGTCCGTCCCGGACGTTGCCTTGATTCAAGGCTTCCCGGAGGACTGGCCATTCGTGGGCGCCACCTATATGACTCTTGGTCAGATTGGAAACGCGGTTCCGCCGCCGCTCGCCTACGCTGTTGCGTCCTCCGTCATGGACGTCCTGTCCAGGTAG
- a CDS encoding bifunctional DNA primase/polymerase, which yields MAIPDRRASTLALAHALSAAEHGLPVLPLSATKLPALRSPHRDEDRPSSCRGACGLPGHGVHDATTDPAAVRTLFAAAPWATGYGIACGRAPHHLIGIDLDIDATGRYDSVAALQQLALHHLFTIPPTVTVLTPSGGRHIWLSGPPGVAVPNSAGRLAPGIDIRGTGGYLVGPGSATTHGTYRLVPGTGTLPPAPCPRALLQLLRPRAPTRRHHSHPDDRGRGLIRFVLAATEGQRNTRLFWAACRAYEHGFGDNLANALTEAAIRTGLPEHEARATIASAARLTSPHCEPPR from the coding sequence ATGGCCATCCCCGATCGGCGAGCCTCCACCCTGGCCCTGGCCCACGCGTTGTCCGCAGCCGAACACGGGCTCCCCGTGCTCCCGTTGTCCGCCACCAAGCTCCCCGCCCTGCGCTCCCCGCACCGCGACGAGGACCGGCCAAGCAGTTGCCGCGGTGCCTGCGGGCTGCCCGGACACGGCGTTCACGACGCCACCACCGACCCCGCCGCCGTACGCACCCTCTTCGCCGCCGCCCCATGGGCCACCGGATACGGCATCGCCTGCGGCCGGGCCCCGCACCACCTCATCGGTATCGACCTGGACATCGACGCCACCGGCCGGTACGACTCGGTTGCAGCCCTCCAACAGCTGGCGCTGCACCATCTGTTCACCATCCCGCCGACCGTCACGGTGCTCACCCCCAGCGGCGGCCGCCACATCTGGCTGTCCGGCCCACCCGGAGTGGCCGTACCGAACTCCGCAGGCCGCCTCGCCCCCGGCATCGACATCCGCGGCACCGGCGGCTACCTGGTCGGCCCCGGCTCGGCCACCACCCACGGCACCTACCGGCTCGTACCCGGCACCGGCACCCTCCCGCCGGCCCCTTGCCCCCGCGCCCTCCTCCAGTTGCTGAGACCCCGGGCACCGACGCGTCGCCACCACAGCCACCCCGACGACCGGGGCCGGGGCCTGATCCGGTTCGTCCTCGCAGCGACCGAGGGGCAGCGCAACACCCGGCTCTTCTGGGCCGCCTGCCGCGCCTACGAACACGGCTTCGGCGACAACCTCGCGAACGCCCTCACCGAAGCCGCCATCCGCACCGGCCTCCCCGAACACGAGGCCCGCGCAACCATCGCCTCCGCGGCCCGCCTCACCTCACCCCACTGCGAACCCCCGAGGTGA
- a CDS encoding acyl-CoA dehydrogenase family protein produces MHLAPTERQLQLRAELRAYFRAVMPEPGERSVPEAERPAEQRRLLRRIGADGMLGLGWPVEYGGQGRGADEQFVFFDEAYRAGAPVSMVTLNTVGPTLMKYGTEAQKEYFLPRILAGEIVFAIGYSEPEAGTDLAALRTRAVRQGDSWVIDGQKIFTSNAQNADWIWLACRTDPDAPKHRGISIILVPTDAPGFSWTPIETVGGLTTTATYYDDVRVPATGLVGAENGGWGLITNQLNHERVALAAIGMQAEDFYDAALTFARTPDPVTGRRPVDEPWIRSRLAEAYARLAATRLLNWRLVGDVGAGALAPGDASGVKFVGTESAVEVYRMCQEITGDAGLIRGGSPGSFGDGELERMNRAAQINTFGGGVSEVQREIVATMRLGMKRGKR; encoded by the coding sequence GTGCACCTGGCCCCTACGGAGCGCCAACTACAGCTGCGCGCCGAACTCCGCGCCTACTTCCGCGCTGTGATGCCGGAGCCCGGCGAACGATCCGTCCCGGAGGCCGAGAGGCCGGCCGAACAGCGGCGGCTGCTGCGCCGCATCGGCGCGGACGGGATGCTGGGACTCGGCTGGCCCGTGGAGTACGGCGGGCAGGGCCGCGGTGCGGACGAACAGTTCGTGTTCTTCGACGAGGCCTACCGGGCGGGCGCCCCGGTCTCGATGGTCACCCTCAACACCGTGGGCCCCACCCTGATGAAGTACGGGACCGAGGCGCAGAAGGAGTACTTCCTGCCGCGGATCCTGGCCGGCGAGATCGTCTTCGCCATCGGCTACAGCGAGCCGGAGGCCGGTACCGACCTTGCCGCGCTGCGCACCAGGGCCGTACGGCAGGGCGACTCGTGGGTCATCGACGGGCAGAAGATCTTCACCAGCAACGCGCAGAACGCGGACTGGATCTGGCTCGCCTGCCGTACCGATCCGGACGCGCCCAAGCACCGGGGCATCTCGATCATCCTGGTACCGACGGACGCGCCGGGATTCTCCTGGACGCCCATCGAGACCGTGGGCGGGCTGACCACGACCGCCACGTATTACGACGACGTACGGGTGCCCGCCACCGGGCTGGTCGGCGCGGAGAACGGCGGCTGGGGACTGATCACCAACCAGCTGAACCACGAACGGGTGGCACTGGCCGCGATCGGGATGCAGGCCGAGGACTTCTACGACGCGGCGCTTACCTTCGCCCGCACACCCGATCCGGTCACCGGGCGGCGCCCGGTTGACGAGCCGTGGATCCGGTCCAGGCTGGCCGAGGCCTATGCCCGCCTGGCGGCGACGCGCCTGCTCAACTGGCGTTTGGTGGGCGACGTAGGGGCCGGTGCGCTGGCCCCCGGGGATGCGAGCGGCGTGAAATTCGTGGGAACCGAAAGCGCCGTAGAGGTGTATCGGATGTGCCAGGAAATCACGGGCGACGCCGGACTGATCCGGGGCGGTTCGCCCGGCTCCTTCGGGGACGGGGAGTTGGAGCGGATGAACAGGGCGGCGCAGATCAACACCTTCGGGGGCGGGGTGAGCGAGGTGCAGCGGGAGATCGTCGCGACGATGCGGCTCGGGATGAAGAGGGGGAAACGGTGA
- a CDS encoding bifunctional MaoC family dehydratase N-terminal/OB-fold nucleic acid binding domain-containing protein → MGGQGVRDELYERLRAYEGRSAAVAGIGKDLVNEPMIRHWCEAMGDANPAYAGPGAVAPPTMLQAWTMGGLSGHTDRGEAYDELFGLLDGAGYASVVATDCEQEYLRPLRPGDRITFDAVIEAVSERKTTKLGTGYFITTRMDVRAQDEPAGTHRFRILKFRPAAASPAGAGAGASAGALARTGTGNVVRVGARADGRETRGKEALGREAQRIGSELPGEQRGRRILRPRPVINRDNAGFWKGIAAHQLLIQRCGACGTLRFPWLPGCNACGSPEWETAEASGEGTVFSYVVMHHPPFPAFSESDEAGPYAVALIELAEGVRMVSNVIGVPYDKVRVGMPVRLEFLRTDSELELPVFRGSEG, encoded by the coding sequence ATGGGCGGGCAGGGCGTGCGGGACGAACTGTACGAGCGGCTCAGGGCGTACGAGGGGCGGTCGGCCGCCGTCGCCGGTATCGGCAAGGACCTGGTCAACGAGCCCATGATCCGCCACTGGTGCGAGGCCATGGGGGATGCGAACCCGGCGTACGCCGGTCCCGGTGCCGTTGCCCCTCCGACCATGTTGCAGGCGTGGACGATGGGCGGTCTGTCGGGGCACACGGACCGGGGCGAGGCCTACGACGAGCTGTTCGGCCTGCTCGACGGGGCCGGGTACGCCTCGGTGGTCGCGACCGACTGCGAGCAGGAGTACCTGCGGCCACTGCGGCCCGGCGACCGGATCACCTTCGACGCGGTGATCGAGGCGGTGTCGGAGCGGAAGACGACGAAGCTGGGGACGGGCTACTTCATCACCACACGCATGGACGTCCGCGCGCAGGACGAGCCGGCGGGGACGCACCGCTTCCGGATCCTCAAGTTCCGTCCGGCGGCGGCGAGTCCGGCAGGCGCGGGAGCGGGAGCGAGCGCTGGCGCGCTCGCGAGGACGGGCACGGGGAACGTGGTGAGGGTGGGGGCGAGGGCAGACGGGCGGGAGACACGGGGCAAGGAGGCGCTGGGCAGGGAGGCACAGCGCATCGGTTCCGAGCTGCCCGGGGAGCAGCGGGGTCGCCGGATCCTGCGGCCCAGGCCGGTGATCAACCGGGACAACGCCGGATTCTGGAAGGGCATCGCCGCCCACCAGTTACTGATCCAGCGCTGTGGGGCATGCGGCACCCTGCGCTTCCCCTGGCTGCCCGGCTGCAATGCCTGCGGGTCGCCCGAGTGGGAGACGGCCGAGGCCTCGGGCGAGGGCACCGTGTTCTCGTACGTTGTGATGCATCACCCGCCCTTTCCCGCGTTCAGCGAGTCCGACGAGGCCGGGCCGTACGCGGTGGCGCTGATAGAGCTCGCCGAGGGCGTCCGGATGGTCAGCAACGTGATCGGGGTGCCGTACGACAAGGTGCGGGTGGGAATGCCGGTGCGGCTGGAATTCCTGCGTACGGACTCCGAGTTGGAACTGCCGGTCTTCCGGGGGAGTGAGGGCTGA